From the genome of Winogradskyella forsetii, one region includes:
- a CDS encoding argininosuccinate synthase, with protein sequence MSHSDREGKKLVIAYSGGLDTSYCAVSLSKAGYDVHAVSVNTGGFTSEEIKNIESNAYKMGVSTYKNIDAIASYYDKVIKYLIFGNILKNNTYPLSVSAERIIQAIEIVQYAKSINAKYIAHGSTGAGNDQVRFDMIFQTLAPDIEIITPIRDGKLTRQQEIDYLIENGIDMSWNKAKYSINKGLWGTSVGGEETLTSEKPLPDSAYPSQLKHSDPEKVVLSFSKGELAAINGIGNNPEINIQVLNNLASAYAIGRDIHVGDTIVGIKGRVGFEAAAALITIKAHHLLEKHTLTKWQLQHKEYLSSFYGMHLHEGQYLDPVMRDIEAFLQSSQDKVSGDVIVTLKPYHFSLDGIKSKHDLMNAKFGSYGEENKGWTAEEAKGFIKIFGNQNKIYQQVNSEL encoded by the coding sequence ATGTCGCATAGCGACAGAGAAGGAAAAAAGCTAGTCATAGCTTATAGTGGAGGATTGGACACATCCTATTGTGCTGTAAGTTTATCAAAAGCAGGTTACGATGTCCATGCCGTAAGTGTAAACACAGGTGGATTTACATCTGAAGAAATTAAAAACATTGAAAGTAATGCCTATAAAATGGGCGTTTCGACCTATAAAAATATTGATGCCATCGCCTCATATTATGACAAAGTCATCAAGTATTTAATCTTCGGAAATATCCTTAAAAACAACACCTATCCGTTGTCCGTTAGTGCTGAACGCATTATCCAAGCCATCGAAATTGTTCAATACGCCAAAAGTATCAATGCAAAATATATTGCACACGGCAGTACAGGCGCAGGAAATGACCAAGTACGTTTTGATATGATTTTTCAAACTTTAGCACCAGACATTGAAATCATTACGCCGATTAGAGACGGCAAATTAACCAGACAGCAAGAAATTGATTACCTCATTGAAAACGGAATAGACATGTCTTGGAACAAAGCTAAATATTCTATTAATAAAGGACTTTGGGGAACAAGTGTCGGTGGGGAAGAAACCTTAACTTCTGAAAAGCCATTACCAGATTCTGCTTATCCTTCTCAATTAAAACATTCAGACCCGGAAAAAGTAGTCTTATCATTTTCCAAAGGAGAATTAGCAGCTATTAATGGCATTGGAAATAATCCTGAAATCAATATCCAAGTCCTAAATAATCTGGCTTCAGCTTACGCTATCGGAAGGGATATCCATGTTGGAGATACTATTGTTGGTATCAAAGGACGTGTTGGTTTTGAAGCTGCAGCAGCGCTTATAACCATCAAAGCACATCATTTATTAGAAAAGCACACCTTAACCAAATGGCAACTGCAACATAAAGAGTATTTGTCGAGCTTTTACGGTATGCATTTGCATGAAGGCCAATATCTAGATCCTGTGATGCGAGACATAGAAGCTTTTTTACAAAGTAGTCAAGATAAAGTTTCGGGCGATGTAATTGTGACTTTGAAACCTTATCATTTTTCATTAGATGGCATTAAGTCTAAACACGATTTAATGAACGCCAAATTCGGAAGTTATGGCGAAGAAAATAAAGGTTGGACCGCAGAGGAAGCGAAAGGGTTTATTAAAATATTTGGCAATCAAAATAAGATATACCAGCAAGTAAATTCAGAATTATGA
- a CDS encoding aspartate aminotransferase family protein — protein sequence MSLFNVYPLYDITPVSAKDVYVYDEKGVEFLDLYGGHAVISIGHSHPKYVAAISDQVSKLGFYSNAIQNPKQVELANKLEALSGCKDYQLFLCNSGAEANENALKLASFHNGKKKVLAFKNSFHGRTSAAVAATDNPKIVAPINAQQDVDFVELGDLEGVETILKQNDTCAVIVECIQGVGGLDQSTTAFYKGLETLCKQYNTVFIADEVQSGFGRTGDFFAFQKHNITPDIISIAKGMGNGFPVGGILIHPSIKASFGLLGTTFGGNHLACVATITVLDVLEEEQLMENAKTMSEYFQEKAKSLPQLKSIKGRGLMLGLEFDFPIADLRKKLIFDHHIFTGSAKNPNLIRILPPLTIQKKHIDVFFEATCKVLKTL from the coding sequence ATGAGTTTATTCAATGTTTATCCATTATACGACATTACACCAGTAAGCGCAAAAGACGTTTATGTTTATGATGAAAAAGGTGTAGAATTTTTAGACCTGTATGGTGGACATGCCGTGATTTCAATTGGGCATTCCCACCCGAAATATGTTGCAGCTATTTCGGATCAAGTTAGTAAACTTGGCTTTTATAGCAATGCGATTCAAAATCCGAAGCAAGTTGAATTGGCAAATAAACTTGAAGCCTTATCTGGTTGTAAAGATTATCAATTATTTTTATGTAATTCGGGCGCAGAAGCCAATGAAAATGCTTTAAAGTTGGCCTCCTTTCATAATGGAAAAAAGAAAGTTTTAGCTTTTAAAAACTCATTTCATGGTAGAACTTCTGCTGCGGTTGCCGCCACCGACAACCCAAAGATTGTGGCACCCATCAATGCACAACAAGACGTTGATTTTGTGGAATTAGGCGATTTAGAGGGTGTAGAAACCATTTTAAAACAAAACGACACTTGTGCTGTTATTGTAGAATGTATTCAAGGTGTTGGTGGCTTAGACCAAAGTACCACAGCATTTTACAAAGGGCTAGAAACACTTTGCAAACAATATAACACAGTATTCATTGCAGACGAAGTACAATCTGGATTTGGTAGAACTGGCGACTTTTTTGCATTTCAAAAACATAACATTACTCCAGATATTATTTCTATCGCCAAAGGCATGGGCAATGGTTTCCCGGTTGGAGGAATTTTAATTCATCCATCGATTAAAGCCTCTTTTGGCTTATTAGGAACCACTTTTGGCGGCAACCATCTGGCATGCGTTGCAACTATTACGGTTTTAGACGTTTTGGAAGAAGAACAATTAATGGAAAATGCTAAAACTATGTCAGAATATTTTCAAGAGAAAGCAAAATCATTGCCTCAGTTAAAATCCATTAAAGGTCGTGGATTAATGCTGGGCTTGGAGTTCGATTTTCCAATTGCAGATTTACGTAAAAAGCTCATTTTTGACCATCACATATTTACAGGAAGTGCTAAAAATCCTAATCTAATTAGAATTCTTCCACCTTTAACGATTCAGAAAAAGCATATTGATGTATTTTTTGAAGCCACCTGCAAGGTTTTAAAAACCTTGTAG
- a CDS encoding NADP-dependent glyceraldehyde-3-phosphate dehydrogenase encodes MTSTFVEIPEQFQIKNLVNQDTYLIDGGLIPWRGETSNVYSTISSTEDYKPTLLGSIPTLGKKEALKALDSAVSAYNKGQGLWPTMKVVDRIACMEKFVTQMKTKREEVVKLLMWEIGKNLPDSEKEFDRTVEYIYDTIEDYKQMDRNSAKFEKNSGVNAHIRRGPLGVVLCLGPYNYPLNETFALLIPALIMGNTAIFKPAKHGVLLISPLLEAFRDSFPKGVVNIIYGRGRTVAAPIMQSGKVDVLALIGNSKSANALQNQHPKSNRLRLVLGLEAKNPAIVLPDADLDLAIEECIAGTTSFNGQRCTALKVLYVHEDIVEEFNKRFAAKVDALKFGNPWENGAKLTPLPEPDKPLYIQGLIDDATDKGAKVINEKGGETTENYIFPAVLHPVTKDMRVFQEEQFGPVIPVVPFSDIEEPLDDMAESNYGQQVSLFGKDVKTLAPLIDTLVNLVCRVNLNSSCQRGPDVYPFTGRKDSAVGTLSVHDALRSFSIRTFVASKDNDYNNAILKDLMDSKASNFVSTDYIL; translated from the coding sequence ATGACTTCGACATTTGTGGAGATTCCAGAGCAATTTCAAATTAAAAATTTAGTTAACCAAGATACATATTTAATAGATGGAGGACTAATACCATGGCGAGGAGAAACTTCCAATGTGTATTCTACAATTTCATCTACTGAAGATTACAAGCCTACGCTTCTAGGGTCTATTCCAACTTTAGGAAAAAAAGAAGCTTTAAAGGCGTTGGATTCTGCGGTTTCCGCTTACAATAAAGGACAAGGGTTATGGCCAACCATGAAAGTTGTGGACAGAATTGCATGTATGGAAAAGTTTGTGACGCAAATGAAAACCAAACGTGAAGAAGTCGTCAAACTATTAATGTGGGAAATCGGCAAAAATCTTCCAGATTCAGAAAAGGAATTTGATAGAACAGTCGAGTATATCTACGATACCATTGAGGATTATAAACAAATGGATCGGAACAGCGCTAAATTTGAAAAAAATTCTGGCGTTAACGCTCATATTAGAAGAGGCCCTTTAGGCGTTGTTTTATGTTTAGGGCCTTATAATTACCCATTAAATGAAACTTTTGCACTATTGATTCCTGCTTTGATTATGGGAAATACAGCCATTTTCAAACCTGCAAAACACGGGGTTTTATTAATTTCACCTTTGTTGGAAGCGTTTAGGGATAGTTTTCCAAAAGGTGTTGTCAATATTATTTATGGACGTGGACGAACCGTTGCCGCACCAATTATGCAATCAGGAAAAGTGGATGTTTTAGCTTTAATAGGAAACAGTAAATCTGCGAATGCACTGCAGAATCAGCATCCAAAAAGTAATAGATTGCGTTTGGTTTTAGGGTTGGAAGCTAAAAACCCAGCGATAGTTTTACCAGATGCCGATTTGGATTTAGCTATTGAAGAATGTATTGCAGGAACGACCTCTTTCAACGGTCAGCGCTGTACAGCATTAAAAGTATTATATGTTCATGAAGACATTGTGGAAGAATTCAACAAACGCTTTGCTGCTAAAGTTGATGCTTTAAAATTCGGAAATCCTTGGGAAAATGGTGCAAAATTAACACCATTACCAGAACCGGATAAACCGCTCTATATTCAAGGACTTATTGATGACGCCACTGATAAAGGTGCAAAAGTGATTAACGAAAAAGGTGGAGAAACTACAGAAAACTATATTTTCCCTGCCGTTTTACATCCTGTTACGAAGGATATGCGGGTTTTTCAAGAAGAACAATTCGGCCCTGTAATTCCGGTCGTTCCGTTTTCAGACATTGAAGAGCCTTTAGACGATATGGCGGAATCTAATTATGGACAACAAGTGAGTTTGTTTGGTAAAGATGTAAAAACCTTGGCGCCATTGATTGATACACTCGTGAATTTGGTTTGTCGAGTAAATTTAAACAGTTCATGTCAACGTGGACCAGATGTATATCCATTTACAGGACGGAAAGATTCAGCCGTGGGAACATTAAGTGTACATGATGCTTTACGTTCTTTTTCAATCAGAACTTTCGTTGCTTCAAAAGACAACGATTATAATAATGCTATTTTAAAGGATTTAATGGATTCGAAAGCTTCTAATTTTGTGAGTACGGATTACATTCTTTAA
- the proC gene encoding pyrroline-5-carboxylate reductase, with product MKIAIIGTGNLGKSIAKGLITNNAITTLYLTKRNLEGIKEFEGYKNVHLTTDNIEAVQQSDILIFAVQPAHFENILKDIKSHLTENHVLISTITGFLIPKIESQVGEDNFIIRAMPNTAIAVGKSMTCMCSNEKGKKRIPIAEAIFNRLGHTLAIPESQMQAATVVCASGIAFWMRLIRATTQAAIQLGFDAKEAQELAMYTSEGAANLLITNGHHPEEEIDRVTTPMGCTITGLNEMEHKGLSSSLIQGMVASFNKISNIKKEQI from the coding sequence ATGAAAATAGCAATCATAGGCACAGGAAATTTAGGAAAGTCCATAGCAAAAGGTTTAATTACTAACAATGCCATTACCACCTTATATCTAACCAAAAGAAATTTAGAAGGTATCAAGGAATTTGAAGGTTACAAAAATGTGCATTTAACTACAGACAATATCGAAGCCGTACAGCAATCCGATATATTAATTTTTGCAGTTCAGCCAGCACATTTTGAAAATATCTTAAAGGATATAAAATCACATTTAACGGAAAATCATGTATTAATTTCTACCATCACAGGCTTTCTGATTCCAAAAATTGAATCGCAAGTTGGTGAAGATAATTTTATTATTCGCGCTATGCCAAACACTGCGATTGCCGTTGGTAAATCGATGACATGTATGTGTAGTAATGAAAAAGGTAAAAAACGCATACCAATTGCAGAAGCTATTTTTAACAGATTGGGTCATACTTTAGCGATACCCGAATCTCAAATGCAAGCTGCAACTGTTGTTTGTGCCAGTGGCATAGCGTTTTGGATGCGATTGATTCGTGCCACAACCCAAGCCGCAATCCAATTAGGTTTTGATGCTAAAGAAGCTCAAGAATTAGCGATGTACACAAGTGAAGGCGCTGCCAATTTATTAATAACAAATGGACACCATCCAGAAGAAGAAATAGACCGCGTCACTACTCCAATGGGTTGCACCATTACGGGATTGAATGAAATGGAGCATAAAGGATTGAGTTCGTCTTTAATTCAAGGCATGGTGGCTTCGTTTAATAAGATTAGTAATATTAAAAAAGAGCAGATCTAA
- a CDS encoding GNAT family N-acetyltransferase: MKIVIADKSHSIYAELICETIAEAAKVRGTGIAKRKPEYIITKMENGNAVIALDGDKFAGFCYIEAWSHGKFVANSGLIVHPDFRNQGLAKKIKQVIFDHSRTKFPDSKIFSITTGLAVMKMNSELGYKPVTFSELTDDQSFWKGCQTCKNFDVLTRTEQKMCLCTGMLYDPSKKEAERKHEHNYDKKVWTRLKLIKQNMFLKKDNNEK; encoded by the coding sequence ATGAAAATTGTTATTGCTGACAAATCACATAGTATTTACGCAGAACTCATTTGCGAAACCATTGCAGAAGCTGCGAAAGTCCGAGGTACTGGTATTGCCAAACGAAAACCAGAGTATATCATTACAAAAATGGAAAATGGCAATGCCGTGATCGCTTTAGACGGCGATAAATTTGCAGGTTTCTGTTATATCGAAGCCTGGAGTCATGGTAAGTTTGTAGCCAATTCCGGACTCATCGTTCATCCCGATTTTAGAAATCAAGGGCTTGCCAAGAAAATAAAACAAGTGATTTTTGACCATTCAAGAACAAAATTTCCAGATTCTAAAATTTTCAGTATCACAACAGGATTGGCCGTTATGAAAATGAATAGTGAATTGGGTTACAAGCCTGTGACGTTTTCAGAATTAACAGATGATCAATCCTTCTGGAAAGGTTGCCAAACCTGCAAAAATTTCGATGTTTTAACAAGAACTGAACAAAAAATGTGCTTATGTACGGGTATGTTGTATGATCCTTCTAAAAAAGAAGCAGAAAGAAAGCATGAGCATAATTACGATAAAAAAGTATGGACGAGACTAAAACTTATTAAGCAAAACATGTTCCTAAAAAAAGATAATAATGAAAAATAA
- the argB gene encoding acetylglutamate kinase, with protein sequence MKTLKVIKIGGNIIDNEAALTTFIKDFSTLKGPKILVHGGGKLATKLAEQMNIPVQMNEGRRITDADTLDIITMIYAGKINKNIVAQLQAHSCNAIGFSGADGNTIISEKRPIKTIDYGFVGDVKKVNTDTLEVLLKNNITPVFCAITHDEKGQLLNTNADTIASEIAIAFASTYNTELYYCFEKNGVLQDVDNADSVIEHIDTGTYKTLIENGIIYEGMLPKLNNCFHAINQNVQKVCIGTSDMLFNTKNKHTTITQ encoded by the coding sequence ATGAAAACACTAAAAGTCATTAAAATAGGAGGTAATATCATCGATAATGAAGCAGCATTAACAACCTTCATTAAAGATTTTTCAACTTTAAAAGGACCAAAAATTTTAGTCCATGGCGGCGGAAAATTGGCAACCAAGCTAGCCGAACAAATGAATATTCCGGTTCAAATGAATGAAGGCAGACGCATTACTGATGCCGATACTTTAGATATTATTACAATGATTTATGCTGGTAAAATCAACAAAAACATAGTGGCACAACTACAAGCTCATAGTTGTAATGCGATTGGTTTTTCTGGTGCTGATGGTAATACCATTATTTCTGAAAAAAGACCGATTAAAACTATTGACTATGGCTTTGTTGGCGATGTTAAAAAAGTGAATACAGACACTTTAGAGGTATTACTAAAAAACAATATCACACCTGTGTTTTGCGCCATAACTCATGATGAAAAAGGACAATTACTAAACACCAATGCAGATACTATTGCTTCTGAAATCGCCATCGCTTTTGCGTCGACCTATAACACAGAACTGTATTATTGTTTCGAAAAAAATGGTGTTCTCCAAGATGTCGATAATGCTGATTCTGTGATAGAACACATCGATACTGGCACTTATAAAACACTAATCGAAAACGGTATTATTTACGAAGGCATGTTACCCAAGTTAAATAACTGTTTTCATGCTATAAATCAAAACGTTCAAAAAGTTTGTATCGGAACATCAGATATGCTTTTCAATACCAAAAACAAACACACAACCATCACACAATGA
- the argH gene encoding argininosuccinate lyase: protein MKLWDKGYSIDKKIELFTVGNDREIDMHIAKYDVQASLAHAIMLESIGIITSDELEQLKSGLKVLAESIEDGSFNIEASFEDVHSKIEHELTKTLGDVGKKIHTARSRNDQVLVALQLYYKENLQIINSKTKTFFDTLLNLAEKHKTQLLPGYTHLQVAMPSSFGLWFSAHAELLIDDVYVLNAVSKIADQNPLGSAAGYGSSFPIDRNITTKELGFSTLKYNVVAAQLTRGKSERAIASALGGLCNTMARFAMDICLYMSQNFGFITFPDELTTGSSIMPHKKNPDVFELIRGKCNKIQALHSEMLLITNNLPSGYHRDFQLLKENIINAFEDVKDILDIFNYSIQQIIVKDIDLNDEKYQYLFTVDSINNLVVEGMSFREAYQKIGGQVQNGTYKPELGKEHSHIGSIHNLCLEDIRAKFPQI from the coding sequence ATGAAATTGTGGGACAAAGGCTATTCAATAGATAAGAAAATAGAATTATTCACCGTTGGCAACGACAGAGAAATAGACATGCACATTGCCAAGTACGATGTACAAGCATCCTTAGCACATGCTATTATGTTAGAATCCATCGGCATTATAACATCTGATGAGTTAGAACAATTGAAATCAGGATTAAAAGTTTTAGCGGAATCTATTGAGGATGGTTCGTTTAATATTGAAGCGTCATTTGAAGATGTCCATTCTAAAATTGAACATGAACTTACAAAAACTCTAGGCGACGTTGGCAAAAAAATCCATACGGCACGTTCTAGAAATGATCAGGTTTTAGTCGCACTTCAACTCTACTACAAAGAGAATTTGCAAATCATTAATAGCAAAACAAAAACGTTTTTTGACACCTTATTAAACTTAGCAGAAAAACACAAAACCCAATTATTACCAGGTTATACACATTTGCAAGTCGCTATGCCTTCCTCCTTTGGCTTATGGTTTTCAGCCCATGCAGAATTACTAATCGATGATGTTTATGTGCTAAATGCGGTTTCTAAAATTGCGGATCAAAACCCTCTAGGTTCAGCTGCAGGTTACGGCAGTTCTTTTCCTATTGATAGAAATATCACAACCAAAGAATTAGGGTTTTCAACTTTAAAATATAACGTGGTTGCAGCGCAATTAACTAGAGGAAAAAGTGAACGTGCTATTGCAAGTGCTTTAGGCGGATTATGTAATACCATGGCACGTTTTGCTATGGATATATGCTTATATATGAGTCAGAATTTCGGCTTTATTACGTTTCCAGATGAATTGACTACGGGCAGTAGCATTATGCCACATAAGAAGAATCCTGATGTGTTTGAATTGATTCGAGGTAAGTGTAATAAAATTCAAGCCTTACATTCTGAAATGTTATTAATCACAAATAATCTACCAAGTGGTTACCACAGGGATTTTCAATTGTTGAAAGAAAACATCATCAATGCCTTTGAAGATGTAAAAGATATTTTAGACATTTTTAATTATTCCATTCAACAAATCATTGTTAAAGATATTGATTTAAATGACGAAAAATATCAATACCTTTTTACAGTAGATAGTATAAACAATTTAGTGGTTGAGGGTATGAGCTTTAGGGAAGCCTACCAAAAAATTGGAGGCCAAGTTCAGAATGGAACTTATAAACCCGAATTAGGAAAAGAGCACTCGCATATTGGGAGTATTCATAATTTATGTTTGGAGGATATTAGAGCTAAGTTTCCTCAAATTTAA
- a CDS encoding Rossmann-fold NAD(P)-binding domain-containing protein — translation MKNYAKIKDISNLSETIKDAILLKMNPFEFQDLGKHKTLVMLFFNSSLRTRLSTEKAAKNLGMEVMILNVNDAWNLEFEDGTIMNMDKSEHVKEAAQVISQYADIIAVRAFPTLQDKTKDESEYVLNNFQEYATVPIVNMESATAHPLQALADAITISELTEKAMPKVVISWAPHPKALPQAVPNSFIEMMQNLEVDLTITHPSGYELNEAITKDTPINYNQEEALKDADFVYVKNWSNYKDYGKVLNQDENWMMTKAKLGHAKFMHCLPVRRNVVVEDAVLDSLQSIVIQQANNRTYAAQVVLKQILENL, via the coding sequence ATGAAAAACTACGCCAAAATAAAAGATATTTCTAACCTTTCAGAAACCATTAAGGATGCCATTTTATTAAAAATGAATCCTTTTGAATTTCAAGATTTAGGAAAACACAAAACCTTAGTAATGCTCTTTTTTAATTCGAGTTTGAGAACACGCTTAAGCACCGAAAAAGCAGCGAAAAACTTAGGTATGGAGGTGATGATCTTAAATGTGAACGACGCGTGGAATTTAGAATTTGAAGATGGCACCATAATGAATATGGATAAATCGGAGCATGTTAAAGAAGCTGCTCAGGTTATTTCCCAATATGCAGATATTATCGCCGTAAGAGCCTTTCCAACGCTACAAGATAAAACAAAAGATGAATCAGAATATGTATTGAATAACTTTCAGGAATATGCAACGGTTCCTATAGTAAATATGGAAAGTGCTACTGCGCATCCCTTGCAAGCTTTGGCTGATGCTATTACGATTTCAGAATTGACGGAAAAAGCGATGCCAAAAGTAGTTATTTCATGGGCACCACATCCTAAAGCCTTACCTCAAGCGGTTCCAAATTCCTTTATAGAAATGATGCAAAATCTGGAAGTTGATTTAACGATTACACATCCTTCAGGATATGAATTAAACGAAGCAATCACAAAAGACACACCTATTAATTACAATCAAGAGGAAGCATTAAAGGATGCTGATTTTGTATATGTAAAAAACTGGAGCAACTATAAGGATTACGGAAAAGTATTGAATCAAGATGAAAATTGGATGATGACCAAAGCAAAATTAGGTCATGCAAAATTTATGCATTGTTTGCCAGTAAGACGAAATGTTGTGGTTGAAGATGCAGTTTTAGACAGTTTACAATCTATAGTTATTCAGCAAGCGAATAATAGAACGTATGCGGCGCAAGTGGTGCTCAAGCAGATTTTAGAGAATTTATAA
- the argC gene encoding N-acetyl-gamma-glutamyl-phosphate reductase — protein MIKAGIIGGAGYTAGELIRLLIHHSKVDINFVFSTSNAGNNVSKIHQDLIGSTELEFSSKINPDVDVLFLCLGHGNSKSFLEENSFSHATKIIDLSNDFRLTKDEVLNGKTFIYGLPELNKEAIKQSIYIANPGCFATAIQLALLPLAEAKLLKDDVHVNAVTGATGAGTSLSTTTHFTWRDNNFSHYKAFTHQHLGEINQTVNQLQSDFNSDINFMPNRGNFSRGIFATLYTKYDGTLEDAKALYSKFYRDAAFTFISDEDIHLKQVVNTNKCFLHLHKHEDKLLVTSIIDNLLKGASGQAVQNMNLMYGFKETEGLQLKANYF, from the coding sequence ATGATCAAAGCAGGTATCATTGGAGGTGCTGGTTACACCGCAGGAGAATTGATTAGATTATTAATCCACCACTCCAAAGTAGACATCAATTTTGTGTTCAGCACATCTAATGCGGGAAACAACGTCAGCAAGATACATCAAGACTTAATTGGTTCTACAGAGTTAGAATTTTCAAGTAAAATCAATCCTGATGTTGACGTCTTGTTTTTGTGCTTAGGTCATGGTAATTCAAAATCATTTTTAGAAGAAAACAGTTTTTCTCATGCAACAAAAATCATTGATTTAAGTAATGATTTCAGATTAACAAAAGATGAAGTTTTAAATGGAAAAACCTTTATTTATGGATTACCAGAACTGAACAAAGAAGCCATAAAGCAATCGATTTATATCGCTAATCCTGGTTGTTTTGCCACAGCAATTCAACTCGCCTTATTACCATTGGCAGAAGCAAAATTACTAAAAGACGATGTTCATGTGAATGCGGTAACAGGAGCCACAGGCGCTGGAACGTCATTATCGACGACCACGCATTTTACGTGGAGAGATAATAACTTTTCGCATTACAAGGCTTTTACACATCAGCATTTAGGAGAGATTAATCAGACCGTCAATCAATTACAATCTGATTTTAATTCTGACATCAACTTTATGCCTAACCGTGGTAACTTTTCAAGAGGAATTTTTGCTACGCTTTATACCAAATACGATGGAACACTTGAGGACGCCAAAGCATTATATTCCAAATTTTATAGAGATGCTGCTTTTACTTTTATATCGGATGAAGATATTCATCTAAAACAAGTCGTAAACACCAATAAATGTTTCCTGCATTTGCATAAACATGAAGATAAACTATTAGTAACTAGCATCATTGATAATTTATTAAAAGGCGCATCAGGACAAGCTGTTCAAAACATGAATTTAATGTACGGATTTAAGGAAACCGAAGGATTACAATTGAAAGCTAATTATTTTTAA
- a CDS encoding M20 family metallo-hydrolase encodes MIEKLTQDAIALLKQLIETQSFSSEEDNTALLIENWFTTHHIPFKRDHHNIWATNKYFDESKPTLLLNSHHDTVKPNSGYTKDPLKAIVEGGKLYGLGSNDAGGCLVSLIATFTYFYDKKDLNYNLVIVASAEEESSGPNGLNSMLKIIPKIDVAIVGEPTLMQLAVAEKGLVVFDAKVKGTASHAAHPNTDNAIYNTIDVLKWFKDYKFERKSTVLGEVKMTVTQINAGKQHNAVPAEVNLVIDVRVNDKYTNQEIADILTQESPCTNITARSLRLNSSSIPINHDLVKAGIELGRETYGSPTLSDQSVLKCPSLKLGPGDSTRSHTADEFIYLAEIEEGVELYIKLLEKVL; translated from the coding sequence ATGATTGAAAAACTAACGCAAGATGCCATTGCTTTACTAAAGCAATTGATAGAGACACAGTCATTTTCTTCGGAAGAAGACAATACAGCTTTGCTCATTGAAAATTGGTTTACAACACATCATATCCCTTTCAAAAGAGACCATCACAACATTTGGGCGACCAATAAATATTTTGACGAGAGCAAACCAACACTCTTATTAAATTCGCATCACGACACTGTAAAACCAAATAGTGGCTATACCAAGGATCCTTTAAAAGCCATTGTTGAAGGTGGTAAATTATATGGTTTGGGCAGTAATGATGCAGGCGGATGTTTGGTATCTTTAATTGCTACGTTCACTTATTTTTACGACAAAAAAGATCTGAATTATAACCTGGTCATTGTCGCTTCTGCTGAAGAAGAAAGTAGTGGTCCAAACGGATTGAACAGTATGCTGAAAATCATTCCAAAAATTGACGTAGCTATTGTTGGCGAACCGACCTTAATGCAATTAGCAGTTGCAGAAAAAGGCTTAGTCGTTTTTGATGCGAAGGTAAAAGGAACCGCTAGCCATGCGGCACATCCAAATACTGACAATGCAATTTACAATACTATTGACGTTTTAAAATGGTTTAAAGATTATAAGTTTGAACGAAAATCAACCGTTTTAGGCGAAGTAAAAATGACCGTTACGCAAATCAATGCAGGCAAACAACACAATGCGGTTCCGGCAGAAGTCAATTTAGTCATTGATGTGCGGGTAAATGATAAATATACCAATCAAGAGATTGCAGATATTTTAACACAGGAATCACCTTGCACCAACATTACAGCAAGAAGCTTACGGTTAAATTCATCATCTATTCCAATTAATCACGACTTAGTAAAGGCAGGAATTGAACTTGGTAGAGAAACATACGGTTCGCCGACGCTTTCAGACCAATCCGTTTTAAAGTGTCCATCATTAAAATTAGGACCAGGAGACAGTACACGATCTCACACGGCAGATGAATTTATTTATCTTGCGGAAATTGAAGAAGGTGTTGAGTTGTACATTAAATTGTTGGAAAAGGTATTGTAA